The Lutibacter profundi genome includes a region encoding these proteins:
- a CDS encoding anthranilate synthase component II, translating to MKIVIIDNYDSFTYNLVHLVENITGKYPTVYRNNEIAVEAINKYDLIMLSPGPGIPDEAGILKEVIKTYAGKKPIFGVCLGLQAITEVFGGSLENLDSVFHGVATTMKVTNKDASIYKGIPAKFEAARYHSWIASKKDFPPELEITAVDEFDDIMSLQHKTYNISAVQYHPESILTPLGEQIVRNFIEENK from the coding sequence ATGAAAATAGTAATCATAGATAATTACGATTCATTTACCTATAATCTAGTTCATTTAGTTGAAAATATTACTGGGAAATATCCAACAGTTTATAGAAACAACGAAATAGCTGTTGAGGCTATTAATAAATACGATTTAATTATGTTATCACCGGGTCCAGGAATTCCTGATGAAGCCGGAATTTTAAAAGAAGTTATAAAAACCTATGCAGGTAAAAAACCAATTTTTGGAGTTTGTTTGGGGTTACAAGCAATTACAGAGGTATTTGGTGGTTCGCTAGAAAATTTAGATTCGGTTTTTCACGGTGTAGCAACAACTATGAAAGTAACCAATAAGGATGCTTCAATTTATAAGGGAATTCCCGCTAAATTTGAAGCAGCAAGGTATCATTCGTGGATAGCATCTAAAAAAGATTTTCCGCCAGAATTAGAAATAACAGCAGTAGACGAATTTGATGATATTATGTCTTTACAACATAAAACATATAATATAAGTGCCGTACAATATCATCCTGAGTCAATTTTAACACCTTTAGGAGAACAAATAGTTCGTAATTTTATAGAAGAAAATAAATAA